One stretch of Arachis hypogaea cultivar Tifrunner chromosome 20, arahy.Tifrunner.gnm2.J5K5, whole genome shotgun sequence DNA includes these proteins:
- the LOC112784549 gene encoding uncharacterized protein isoform X3 has product MMMDPATTPLGQMLLEEITPVVMVLSTPSVEDSSLKNGLSFLHLLTPFCSFNNIDVPVRTASDQPYRLHKFKLRLFYASDVRRPDLKVAKERLKQVITEAGEKVFSELASDVPHIDHELASSEYRNTPSWFQFLNKELVRVASFSDHEAFDHPVACILAVSSNDEGPINRFVDLYNSNKLPSLLNGGAMDPNILKHYVLVHDNQDGPAESRASKIFTEMRSTFGTSDCSLLCINSSVDAPIKHQVNLWASHMSDASLSQGLGCFLNTDDINEIKNLMQNLSSKYIIPNMEQKIRELNQQVSATRKGFRNQIKNLWWRKGKEDGADSPNGPMYNYSSIESQIRVLGDYAFMLRDYELALSNYRLISTDYKIDKAWKRYAGVQEMMGLTYFMLDQSRKEAEYCMENAFSTYVKLGSLGQQNATRCGLWWIEMLKARDQYKEAATVYFRICGEDILHSAVMLEQASYCYMLCKPSMLRKYGFHLVLSGEQYKKCNQIKHAIRTYRNALSVLKGSTWSYINDHVHFHIGQWYASLGMYDVAVKHMMEILACSHQSKATQELFLSDFLQTVKKTGRTFEVTKLQLPVINISSIKVIFEDYRTFGSPSAANIREGLWNSLEEEMLPSFSAAKSNWLELQSKLIPKKNSQSNVCIAGEAVKVNIEFKNPLQIPIPISGVALICKHSGSTDEARSDENQSNMEKNNEIDHFREMSSDNTSFSVSEVDFSLGGGETTMVQLSVTPSVEGTLSILGVRWKLSGTIIGFHNFESSHPKKNIVKGRRKSNYSPNNMFKFMVIKSIPKLQGSVRHLPGKAYAGDLRQLVLELHNPSDFPVKNLKMKISHPRFLTIGNPEHIKSEFPACLTKKIDSVNNDAQANPGIMSDTVFMFPEDTSIQGEKPFLWPLWFRAAFPGDISLCMSIYYEIGDISSVIRYRTLRLHYNVQILPSLDVSFQISPSRMRMQEFLVRLDVVNKTSSESFQVYQLSSVGKHWEISLLQPPDTIFPLQSLMAGQAISCFFTLKNSRLLTSEANEPAMHVRSDLSLVPQSSDNLVFNINNAPLINFHHFERLQQEFPHEGDLNTVDFVLISRSLKSDHNSGLSDPPCVMSHHACHFSTASTGPISWLVDGPRTLQHDFSASFCEINLKMHLYNSSHATAIVRIDTLDSAGSGGVVQSPTSDIQAGWHDVTPTTPTSEPKVTSNAFETQLKKALSLDSVSPYIWSGSSSTNLHLEPMSSVETPLQICVFSPGTYDLSSYVLNWKLSSKGHGGGDETKQQSGKCQGYKYYITVLQSS; this is encoded by the exons atgatgatggatCCGGCCACCACGCCGCTGGGCCAGATGCTCCTCGAAGAGATCACTCCCGTCGTCATGGTCCTCTCCACTCCCTCCGTCGAAGACTCTTCCCTCAAGAACGGCCTCTCCTTCCTCCATCTCCTCACTCCTTTCTGCTCCTTCAACAACATCGACG TGCCTGTTAGGACCGCTAGTGACCAGCCTTATCGCCTTCACAAGTTCAAATTGCGTTTGTTCTACGCTTCTGATGTCAGAAGGCCCGATTTGAAG GTAGCTAAAGAGCGTTTGAAACAAGTTATTACGGAGGCAGGGGAGAAAGTGTTCTCTGAGTTGGCTTCTGATGTGCCACATATTGATCATGAACTTGCAA GTTCTGAGTACAGAAACACACCATCCTGGTTTCAGTTTCTTAATAAAGAGCTTGTACGCGTGGCCTCCTTTTCAGACCATGAAGCTTTTGACCATCCTGTGGCAT GTATTCTAGCTGTCTCTTCAAATGATGAAGGGCCTATTAACCGATTTGTTGACCTTTATAACTCCAACAAGCTTCCGTCTCTTCTCAATGGTGGTGCAATGGATCCAAATATTTTGAAGCATTACGTGCTAGTACATGATAATCAAGATGGCCCTGCAGAGAG CAGAGCAAGTAAAATTTTCACAGAAATGAGGAGTACTTTTGGTACAAGTGACTGTTCGTTGCTTTGCATTAATTCTTCAGTAGATGCTCCTATCAAACATCAAGTGAATCTTTGGGCTTCACAT ATGTCTGATGCATCACTTAGTCAAGGTCTTGGTTGCTTTCTTAACACCGATGATATCAATGAG ATCAAGAATCTAATGCAAAATTTATCATCGAAGTACATCATCCCGAACATGGAGCAAAAAATACGTGAACTCAATCAACAG gtttctgcaacaaggaaaggttttagaaatcaaataaaaaatttgtggtggagaaaagggaaagaagatgGTGCAGATTCTCCCAATGGTCCCAT GTATAATTATAGCTCCATTGAGTCACAGATTAGAGTTTTGGGTGATTACGCTTTCATGCTGCGTGATTATGAGCTTGCATTGTCAAATTACCGCCTAATTTCCACAGATTACAAGATTGATAAAGCCTGGAAACGGTATGCTGGCGTGCAG GAAATGATGGGACTTACCTACTTCATGCTGGATCAATCTAGAAAGGAAGCAGAGTATTGCATGGAAAATGCTTTTAGCACATATGTA AAACTTGGATCATTGGGTCAGCAAAATGCAACAAGATGTGGTCTGTGGTGGATAGAAATGTTGAAGGCACGAGATCAGTATAAAGAGGCAGCAACTGTTTATTTTCGCATTTGTGGTGAG GATATCCTACATTCTGCGGTGATGCTTGAACAAGCATCGTATTGCTACATGTTGTGTAAACCCTCCATGTTGCGTAAATATGGATTTCATCTGGTGCTTTCTGGTGAGCAGTATAAAAAGTGTAATCAG ataaaacatgcaattcgaaCATATAGAAATGCTCTTTCTGTTCTCAAAGGATCTACTTGGAGCTACATCAATGATCATGTTCATTTTCATATAGGACA GTGGTATGCTTCACTTGGGATGTATGATGTGGCTGTCAAGCATATGATGGAAATCTTGGCCTGCAGTCACCAGTCCAAGGCAACACAGGAATTATTCCTTAGTGACTTTCTTCAAACTGTGAAG AAAACAGGCCGGACATTTGAGGTAACAAAACTTCAATTGCCAGTAATCAACATTTCTTCAATCAAGGTCATCTTTGAAGATTACCGAACTTTTGGATCTCCTTCAGCT GCTAATATTAGAGAAGGCTTGTGGAATTCTTTGGAGGAAGAAATGCTACCTTCATTCTCCGCTGCTAAGTCTAATTGGTTGGAATTGCAATCAAAGCTAATCCCAAAAAAGAATAGTCAATCAAATGTTTGTATTGCAGGAG AGGCTGTGAAGGTGAATATTGAATTCAAAAACCCTCTGCAAATCCCGATTCCTATATCTGGTGTTGCACTCATTTGCAAGCATTCTGGTAGTACTGATGAAGCTAGATCAG ATGAAAACCAGTCAAACATGGAGAAAAATAATGAGATTGATCACTTCAGGGAAATGAGTTCAGATAACACCTCATTTTCGGTATCAGAGGTTGATTTCTCACTAGGAGGTGGTGAAACAACCATG GTTCAACTATCAGTTACTCCCAGTGTAGAAGGTACTCTTTCAATTCTTGGTGTTAGGTGGAAACTGTCTGGTACTATCATTGGCTTTCACAATTTTGAGTCAAGCCATCCCAAGAAGAATATTGTGAAAGGAAGAAGGAAATCAAATTACTCACCTAACAACATGTTTAAATTTATGGTGATTAAG AGCATTCCCAAGCTTCAGGGTTCTGTTCGCCATTTACCTGGAAAGGCATATGCTGGAGATTTACGGCAACTTGTATTAGAGTTGCATAACCCATCAGATTTTCCTGTTAAG AATCTGAAGATGAAGATAAGTCATCCTAGATTTTTAACGATTGGGAATCCAGAACATATAAAGTCAGAATTTCCTGCTTgcttaacaaagaaaatagattCAGTGAATAATGATGCACAAGCTAATCCTGGTATCATGTCAGACACTGTTTTTATGTTTCCAGAG GACACTTCAATACAAGGTGAAAAACCCTTCTTGTGGCCTCTCTGGTTTAGGGCTGCTTTTCCAGGAGACATTTCTCTTTGCATGAGCATATATTATGAGATCGGAGATATATCAAGTGTCATCAGATATCGCACTCTTCGTTTGCATTACAATGTGCAG ATATTACCATCGTTGGATGTCTCATTTCAAATCAGTCCTTCTCGGATGAGAATGCAAGAATTCCTTGTTCGATTGGATGTTGTTAACAAGACAAGCTCAGAAAGTTTCCAAGTTTACCAGTTGTCCTCTGTTGGGAAGCACTGGGAAATTTCTTTACTTCAACCTCCTGATACTATTTTTCCTTTGCAATCATTGATGGCTGGTCAAGCAATATCATGCTTTTTCACGCTAAAG AATTCAAGATTATTAACATCTGAGGCCAATGAACCTGCCATGCATGTCAGAAGTGATTTAAGTCTGGTTCCCCAAAGCAGTGACAATTTAGTTTTCAATATAAATAATGCACCTTTGATCAATTTCCACCATTTTGAAAGATTGCAGCAGGAATTTCCACACGAG GGTGACTTAAATACTGTTGATTTTGTATTGATCTCCCGGTCACTGAAGAGTGACCACAATAGTGGGCTTTCTGATCCTCCTTGTGTTATGTCTCACCATGCGTGTCACTTCAG TACTGCTAGCACCGGCCCTATTTCATGGCTAGTGGATGGACCTCGAACGTTGCAACATGATTTCTCTGCGTCCTTTTGCGAAATAAACCTGAAGATGCATCTTTACAATTCGTCTCATGCTACTGCTATCGTGCGCATTGACACTTTAGATTCTGCAGGCAGTGGTGGTGTGGTTCAATCACCCACTTCGGATATCCAAGCAGGTTGGCATGATGTCACACCAACGACACCAACGAGTGAGCCCAAAGTCACATCAAATGCTTTTGAAACCCAACTCAAGAAGGCACTATCGTTGGACAGTGTCTCACCATATATTTGGTCTGGATCAAGCTCTACCAATCTACACCTTGAGCCTATGTCCTCTGTGGAAACCCCTCTTCAGATCTGTGTATTCTCTCCTGGTACGTATGATTTGTCcagttatgttttgaattggaaactTTCATCCAAAGGTCACGGAGGTGGTGATGAAACGAAACAGCAATCAGGCAAGTGCCAGgggtataaatattatattactgTGCTCCAATCCAGTTGA
- the LOC112784549 gene encoding uncharacterized protein isoform X4: MMMDPATTPLGQMLLEEITPVVMVLSTPSVEDSSLKNGLSFLHLLTPFCSFNNIDVPVRTASDQPYRLHKFKLRLFYASDVRRPDLKVAKERLKQVITEAGEKVFSELASDVPHIDHELASSEYRNTPSWFQFLNKELVRVASFSDHEAFDHPVACILAVSSNDEGPINRFVDLYNSNKLPSLLNGGAMDPNILKHYVLVHDNQDGPAERASKIFTEMRSTFGTSDCSLLCINSSVDAPIKHQVNLWASHMSDASLSQGLGCFLNTDDINEIKNLMQNLSSKYIIPNMEQKIRELNQQVSATRKGFRNQIKNLWWRKGKEDGADSPNGPMYNYSSIESQIRVLGDYAFMLRDYELALSNYRLISTDYKIDKAWKRYAGVQEMMGLTYFMLDQSRKEAEYCMENAFSTYVKLGSLGQQNATRCGLWWIEMLKARDQYKEAATVYFRICGEDILHSAVMLEQASYCYMLCKPSMLRKYGFHLVLSGEQYKKCNQIKHAIRTYRNALSVLKGSTWSYINDHVHFHIGQWYASLGMYDVAVKHMMEILACSHQSKATQELFLSDFLQTVKKTGRTFEVTKLQLPVINISSIKVIFEDYRTFGSPSAANIREGLWNSLEEEMLPSFSAAKSNWLELQSKLIPKKNSQSNVCIAGEAVKVNIEFKNPLQIPIPISGVALICKHSGSTDEARSDENQSNMEKNNEIDHFREMSSDNTSFSVSEVDFSLGGGETTMVQLSVTPSVEGTLSILGVRWKLSGTIIGFHNFESSHPKKNIVKGRRKSNYSPNNMFKFMVIKSIPKLQGSVRHLPGKAYAGDLRQLVLELHNPSDFPVKNLKMKISHPRFLTIGNPEHIKSEFPACLTKKIDSVNNDAQANPGIMSDTVFMFPEDTSIQGEKPFLWPLWFRAAFPGDISLCMSIYYEIGDISSVIRYRTLRLHYNVQILPSLDVSFQISPSRMRMQEFLVRLDVVNKTSSESFQVYQLSSVGKHWEISLLQPPDTIFPLQSLMAGQAISCFFTLKNSRLLTSEANEPAMHVRSDLSLVPQSSDNLVFNINNAPLINFHHFERLQQEFPHEGDLNTVDFVLISRSLKSDHNSGLSDPPCVMSHHACHFSTASTGPISWLVDGPRTLQHDFSASFCEINLKMHLYNSSHATAIVRIDTLDSAGSGGVVQSPTSDIQAGWHDVTPTTPTSEPKVTSNAFETQLKKALSLDSVSPYIWSGSSSTNLHLEPMSSVETPLQICVFSPGTYDLSSYVLNWKLSSKGHGGGDETKQQSGKCQGYKYYITVLQSS; the protein is encoded by the exons atgatgatggatCCGGCCACCACGCCGCTGGGCCAGATGCTCCTCGAAGAGATCACTCCCGTCGTCATGGTCCTCTCCACTCCCTCCGTCGAAGACTCTTCCCTCAAGAACGGCCTCTCCTTCCTCCATCTCCTCACTCCTTTCTGCTCCTTCAACAACATCGACG TGCCTGTTAGGACCGCTAGTGACCAGCCTTATCGCCTTCACAAGTTCAAATTGCGTTTGTTCTACGCTTCTGATGTCAGAAGGCCCGATTTGAAG GTAGCTAAAGAGCGTTTGAAACAAGTTATTACGGAGGCAGGGGAGAAAGTGTTCTCTGAGTTGGCTTCTGATGTGCCACATATTGATCATGAACTTGCAA GTTCTGAGTACAGAAACACACCATCCTGGTTTCAGTTTCTTAATAAAGAGCTTGTACGCGTGGCCTCCTTTTCAGACCATGAAGCTTTTGACCATCCTGTGGCAT GTATTCTAGCTGTCTCTTCAAATGATGAAGGGCCTATTAACCGATTTGTTGACCTTTATAACTCCAACAAGCTTCCGTCTCTTCTCAATGGTGGTGCAATGGATCCAAATATTTTGAAGCATTACGTGCTAGTACATGATAATCAAGATGGCCCTGCAGAGAG AGCAAGTAAAATTTTCACAGAAATGAGGAGTACTTTTGGTACAAGTGACTGTTCGTTGCTTTGCATTAATTCTTCAGTAGATGCTCCTATCAAACATCAAGTGAATCTTTGGGCTTCACAT ATGTCTGATGCATCACTTAGTCAAGGTCTTGGTTGCTTTCTTAACACCGATGATATCAATGAG ATCAAGAATCTAATGCAAAATTTATCATCGAAGTACATCATCCCGAACATGGAGCAAAAAATACGTGAACTCAATCAACAG gtttctgcaacaaggaaaggttttagaaatcaaataaaaaatttgtggtggagaaaagggaaagaagatgGTGCAGATTCTCCCAATGGTCCCAT GTATAATTATAGCTCCATTGAGTCACAGATTAGAGTTTTGGGTGATTACGCTTTCATGCTGCGTGATTATGAGCTTGCATTGTCAAATTACCGCCTAATTTCCACAGATTACAAGATTGATAAAGCCTGGAAACGGTATGCTGGCGTGCAG GAAATGATGGGACTTACCTACTTCATGCTGGATCAATCTAGAAAGGAAGCAGAGTATTGCATGGAAAATGCTTTTAGCACATATGTA AAACTTGGATCATTGGGTCAGCAAAATGCAACAAGATGTGGTCTGTGGTGGATAGAAATGTTGAAGGCACGAGATCAGTATAAAGAGGCAGCAACTGTTTATTTTCGCATTTGTGGTGAG GATATCCTACATTCTGCGGTGATGCTTGAACAAGCATCGTATTGCTACATGTTGTGTAAACCCTCCATGTTGCGTAAATATGGATTTCATCTGGTGCTTTCTGGTGAGCAGTATAAAAAGTGTAATCAG ataaaacatgcaattcgaaCATATAGAAATGCTCTTTCTGTTCTCAAAGGATCTACTTGGAGCTACATCAATGATCATGTTCATTTTCATATAGGACA GTGGTATGCTTCACTTGGGATGTATGATGTGGCTGTCAAGCATATGATGGAAATCTTGGCCTGCAGTCACCAGTCCAAGGCAACACAGGAATTATTCCTTAGTGACTTTCTTCAAACTGTGAAG AAAACAGGCCGGACATTTGAGGTAACAAAACTTCAATTGCCAGTAATCAACATTTCTTCAATCAAGGTCATCTTTGAAGATTACCGAACTTTTGGATCTCCTTCAGCT GCTAATATTAGAGAAGGCTTGTGGAATTCTTTGGAGGAAGAAATGCTACCTTCATTCTCCGCTGCTAAGTCTAATTGGTTGGAATTGCAATCAAAGCTAATCCCAAAAAAGAATAGTCAATCAAATGTTTGTATTGCAGGAG AGGCTGTGAAGGTGAATATTGAATTCAAAAACCCTCTGCAAATCCCGATTCCTATATCTGGTGTTGCACTCATTTGCAAGCATTCTGGTAGTACTGATGAAGCTAGATCAG ATGAAAACCAGTCAAACATGGAGAAAAATAATGAGATTGATCACTTCAGGGAAATGAGTTCAGATAACACCTCATTTTCGGTATCAGAGGTTGATTTCTCACTAGGAGGTGGTGAAACAACCATG GTTCAACTATCAGTTACTCCCAGTGTAGAAGGTACTCTTTCAATTCTTGGTGTTAGGTGGAAACTGTCTGGTACTATCATTGGCTTTCACAATTTTGAGTCAAGCCATCCCAAGAAGAATATTGTGAAAGGAAGAAGGAAATCAAATTACTCACCTAACAACATGTTTAAATTTATGGTGATTAAG AGCATTCCCAAGCTTCAGGGTTCTGTTCGCCATTTACCTGGAAAGGCATATGCTGGAGATTTACGGCAACTTGTATTAGAGTTGCATAACCCATCAGATTTTCCTGTTAAG AATCTGAAGATGAAGATAAGTCATCCTAGATTTTTAACGATTGGGAATCCAGAACATATAAAGTCAGAATTTCCTGCTTgcttaacaaagaaaatagattCAGTGAATAATGATGCACAAGCTAATCCTGGTATCATGTCAGACACTGTTTTTATGTTTCCAGAG GACACTTCAATACAAGGTGAAAAACCCTTCTTGTGGCCTCTCTGGTTTAGGGCTGCTTTTCCAGGAGACATTTCTCTTTGCATGAGCATATATTATGAGATCGGAGATATATCAAGTGTCATCAGATATCGCACTCTTCGTTTGCATTACAATGTGCAG ATATTACCATCGTTGGATGTCTCATTTCAAATCAGTCCTTCTCGGATGAGAATGCAAGAATTCCTTGTTCGATTGGATGTTGTTAACAAGACAAGCTCAGAAAGTTTCCAAGTTTACCAGTTGTCCTCTGTTGGGAAGCACTGGGAAATTTCTTTACTTCAACCTCCTGATACTATTTTTCCTTTGCAATCATTGATGGCTGGTCAAGCAATATCATGCTTTTTCACGCTAAAG AATTCAAGATTATTAACATCTGAGGCCAATGAACCTGCCATGCATGTCAGAAGTGATTTAAGTCTGGTTCCCCAAAGCAGTGACAATTTAGTTTTCAATATAAATAATGCACCTTTGATCAATTTCCACCATTTTGAAAGATTGCAGCAGGAATTTCCACACGAG GGTGACTTAAATACTGTTGATTTTGTATTGATCTCCCGGTCACTGAAGAGTGACCACAATAGTGGGCTTTCTGATCCTCCTTGTGTTATGTCTCACCATGCGTGTCACTTCAG TACTGCTAGCACCGGCCCTATTTCATGGCTAGTGGATGGACCTCGAACGTTGCAACATGATTTCTCTGCGTCCTTTTGCGAAATAAACCTGAAGATGCATCTTTACAATTCGTCTCATGCTACTGCTATCGTGCGCATTGACACTTTAGATTCTGCAGGCAGTGGTGGTGTGGTTCAATCACCCACTTCGGATATCCAAGCAGGTTGGCATGATGTCACACCAACGACACCAACGAGTGAGCCCAAAGTCACATCAAATGCTTTTGAAACCCAACTCAAGAAGGCACTATCGTTGGACAGTGTCTCACCATATATTTGGTCTGGATCAAGCTCTACCAATCTACACCTTGAGCCTATGTCCTCTGTGGAAACCCCTCTTCAGATCTGTGTATTCTCTCCTGGTACGTATGATTTGTCcagttatgttttgaattggaaactTTCATCCAAAGGTCACGGAGGTGGTGATGAAACGAAACAGCAATCAGGCAAGTGCCAGgggtataaatattatattactgTGCTCCAATCCAGTTGA